The genomic stretch ACTACAACCGGGGCCGCGACTGGGCCGGGCAGGAGTCGGTGCAGACCTACGTCTACGACACCTACGAGGAGGAACTCTTCACCCGGCTGCTCGAAGAGGCGCTCGACGACCCCGTAACGGCCGCGGACGCTCTCAGGCTGCGGTTCTACTACCAGGATCCCGGCATCGCTCTCGGGTCGAGCCACCCGAGCGCGTCCGTCCCATTCCCGATCGTCGTCCTGACAAGAGAGATCCGGCGGCTGCTCGCCCTTCCCGTCCCGTTCACGCTCCGCCTGCCCGAAGTCCTCGCGGCGATCCCCGCCTCCCGGTTCGCGTACCACCTCGATCCGGGCTCCCTCTTCTGGAGCGAGCACGGCAACGCCATGAAGAGCGACGCCATCATCATGGCGTGGCACGGGGACCGGCCGGAGGCTCTCGACTGGGTCCGGCAGGAGGTTTCGCGCCGCCTGCTCGGCGCGGGGAGCGTCCTCGACGGACTCCGCGAACGGACGAAGGAGAGACTCGTGCGGTGGGCGGAGAAGTTCCGGTTCCCGGGCTCGTGGGAGGCCGCGACGCCCGAGATATCCCGCCTCCTCTTCATCGCGGAGTATGAGTCGACGATGGGTGCCCGGCAGGTGCAGGAACTGCGGAGCGGACCGCGGGCGGCAAGGGTCCGGGACGGCGTCAGCATCCCCCTCAAGAAGAGCGAGGGGAACTTCTGGAAGGTGCTCGCCCCCCTGGATCTCGCGCTCTTCGAGCAGTCGCGGGCGTTCAGTTACCTCCTCGTGCCGGACGACCCGGCGGGCGAGGAAGCGGAGCGGGCGTTCGATGATATCCGCTACCGGAGCAGCCCGAACCCCGGGAACAGCGGGGTCTGCTTCGCGAGGGTCCGCGACACCATTGTCAACCGGACGGCCGGGGAGGTCAGGGGGCTTGTGCTGGAGGTGGCCTACCCCCGGGATCACGCGCCGTTTGCCGAGGGCGATCTCGCGGTGCTGCACCCCCGGTTCACGGACTTCACCGCCCCGCGCTACGTCGACCGCCTCCTTGCTCTCGACGAGCAGCCGGAGAACGATTTCATCCGCCTCCTCCGCGACCCGCGCACGTTCGCCGCGCCGATCATTGAGTCCGGTGCGGTCGCTGCCGACGCCGGGCGGTTCGCCCGCGATGCCGGGTTCACGAGGAGCCAGAATGCGGCGTTCTCCCACGTGACGGAGAACCGCCTGACCCTGGTCTGGGGGCCGCCCGGCACCGGGAAGACGCATTTCCTCGCGACGGCGATCCTCGCGCTCGTCAAAGCCCGGCGGGCGCACGGGGAGCGGATCCGGGTGGGGGTCGCGGCGTTCACCCACGCGGCCGTCGAGAACCTGCTCGTCAAGGTGCAGGCCTCGGTCGACGAGTTCGGCCTTACCGCGGGCCTTCCGATCTACAAACTGAGGGATATCCGGACACCCGGCGGGGAGCGGAGCCTCGAAGTGCTGCCCCACGACCGGGCCGAGACCGTCGTCGGCTACCCCGCCCTCCTCCTCGGCGGGACGGTGCACGGGTTCGCAAAACTCGAGAAGTCCCTCCCGTCCCTCGATCTCCTGATCGTCGACGAAGCGTCGCAGATGCGGGCGGCGGAACTCGCGATGGTGCTCCCGATGCTCGGGCAGGGCGGACGGCTCGTCCTCGCGGGCGACGACCTCCAGCTCCCGCCGGTCGTCCAGGGGGCGTATCCGGCACCGGTTGACGGCCTCCCCGGGCTCGAAGACTCCGTCTTCGCCTACCTCCGGCACCGCGACGACCCCTCCCGCCCCGTCTACACCTGCCAGCTCCAGGAGAACTGGCGGATGAACCGCACCCTCTCGGGGTTCCCGGCGGAGACGCTCTACGGCACCGGGTATGCTCCCGCAACCGACGCGATAGCGCGGCAGCGGATCGCCCTCGCTCCCGCTCCGCCGGGGGAGGAGTGGATGGAGTGGGTCCTCGATCCGGCATACCCGCTCGTGCTCTGCGTCCTCGAGGGCGTCCGGACGACGGTGGAGAACCGGGTCGAGGCGGCGCTGGTCGCCCGACTCGCCGGGGCGCTCCGGGAGAGGCTCCTCG from Methanoculleus chikugoensis encodes the following:
- a CDS encoding bifunctional RecB family nuclease/DEAD/DEAH box helicase, with the protein product MPRFNLSPSLIGRFFYHDCERHLRYHATPEQERAGAGIPAAAIDTSPVTRALLDAGIRWEEEVIRTKLTGRVRLPDGAGPISERSFSIEESFNLLPRLSPGEAIYQTTIPASIHFLKNYGLDPGVHRFSPCRPDLIRADEEGSLQIIDIKASEELSVSHRIQATLYVLILDHALDLLGLKLPVDRSRAGIWLYGEDEPEPFDLSLNRRVIEEFLRHRLPGILAAPPEDVPWHLTSRCESCEFYAHCRAEAEASSSVSQIPGLSSGGRRYLREAPWDGGLPINALSDLTEFLRDPESDGYLDNCGSLAGQGDRLRATVRALSTGEIVSLAATSLALPVYEDIAVTLTLQKDPVSGRVYALGFRRSRGKAVYGTPSHEAIYVAEDPGDCTRVRREFVRALAAELAAVDDYNRGRDWAGQESVQTYVYDTYEEELFTRLLEEALDDPVTAADALRLRFYYQDPGIALGSSHPSASVPFPIVVLTREIRRLLALPVPFTLRLPEVLAAIPASRFAYHLDPGSLFWSEHGNAMKSDAIIMAWHGDRPEALDWVRQEVSRRLLGAGSVLDGLRERTKERLVRWAEKFRFPGSWEAATPEISRLLFIAEYESTMGARQVQELRSGPRAARVRDGVSIPLKKSEGNFWKVLAPLDLALFEQSRAFSYLLVPDDPAGEEAERAFDDIRYRSSPNPGNSGVCFARVRDTIVNRTAGEVRGLVLEVAYPRDHAPFAEGDLAVLHPRFTDFTAPRYVDRLLALDEQPENDFIRLLRDPRTFAAPIIESGAVAADAGRFARDAGFTRSQNAAFSHVTENRLTLVWGPPGTGKTHFLATAILALVKARRAHGERIRVGVAAFTHAAVENLLVKVQASVDEFGLTAGLPIYKLRDIRTPGGERSLEVLPHDRAETVVGYPALLLGGTVHGFAKLEKSLPSLDLLIVDEASQMRAAELAMVLPMLGQGGRLVLAGDDLQLPPVVQGAYPAPVDGLPGLEDSVFAYLRHRDDPSRPVYTCQLQENWRMNRTLSGFPAETLYGTGYAPATDAIARQRIALAPAPPGEEWMEWVLDPAYPLVLCVLEGVRTTVENRVEAALVARLAGALRERLLDPGSGEPYPATEDGDYRFWRHGLFIVSPHHAQIGAIKNSLAGVRAWKYPPFVDTVDKMQGQEAESAIISYGVSDVETALREAEFIYSRNRLNVSLTRSRAKCVVFLPRPLLEPPLELVQNEKAAAGFRHMLDLQEFCRTHGEERTFPLEGGDGVRLTVMRARVE